In one window of Nicotiana tabacum cultivar K326 chromosome 12, ASM71507v2, whole genome shotgun sequence DNA:
- the LOC107816368 gene encoding peroxidase 9-like produces MASFGLGLILVVMFFLSIFQAFSASTSNFGGDYANLYPQFYQFTCPQANEIVMSVLEEAIAKDSRMAASLLRLYFHDCFVQGCDASILLDGNSEFRSEKDAAPNKNSARGFEVIDEIKDKLEHVCPHTVSCADILALVARNAVLLSGGPFWEVPLGRKDSKIADFNKANVAIPGPNSTIQNLMNLFNKQGLKEEDLVSLSGGHTIGMARCVSFRQRLYNQNGDNLPDATLERNYYYGLKSICPTKGGDNNISPLDVASPVKFDNSYFKHLLNGKGLLNSDEVLFTGNVQKTMELVKSFAENEGLFFQQFAKSMVKMGNINTLNELKGEIRKNCRIVN; encoded by the exons ATGGCTTCTTTTGGACTTGGTTTAATCCTTGTAGTAATGTTCTTTCTATCTATATTCCAAGCATTTTCAGCTTCCACTTCCAATTTTGGTGGTGACTATGCTAATCTTTATCCACAGTTCTACCAATTCACATGTCCTCAAGCAAATGAAATTGTCATGTCTGTTTTAGAAGAGGCCATTGCTAAAGATTCAAGAATGGCTGCTTCTCTACTAAGACTTTACTTCCATGACTGCTTTGTCCAG GGATGTGATGCATCCATATTATTGGATGGGAATAGTGAATTCAGAAGTGAAAAGGATGCTGCACCAAACAAGAATTCTGCTAGGGGATTTGAAGTGATTGATGAGATTAAAGATAAACTGGAACATGTTTGTCCTCACACTGTCTCTTGTGCTGATATTCTAGCCCTTGTTGCTCGTAACGCCGTCCTCCTA AGTGGTGGACCATTTTGGGAAGTGCCACTAGGAAGAAAGGACTCAAAGATAGCAGACTTCAACAAAGCAAACGTTGCCATCCCTGGACCAAATTCAACAATCCAAAACCTCATGAATCTTTTCAACAAACAAGGCCTTAAGGAAGAAGACCTTGTTTCTCTTTCTG GAGGGCACACCATAGGGATGGCAAGATGTGTGTCATTTAGGCAAAGGCTATACAATCAAAATGGTGACAATTTGCCAGATGCAACTCTAGAGAGAAATTACTACTATGGTTTAAAATCAATTTGTCCAACAAAGGGTGGAGACAATAACATTTCTCCTCTAGATGTTGCTTCCCCTGTCAAATTTGATAACTCATATTTCAAGCACTTGTTAAATGGCAAAGGTCTTTTGAACTCAGATGAAGTGCTTTTCACTGGGAATGTACAAAAGACAATGGAATTGGTGAAGAGTTTTGCTGAAAATGAGGGACTTTTCTTCCAACAATTTGCAAAGTCTATGGTGAAAATGGGGAATATTAATACTCTAAATGAGTTGAAGGGTGAAATTAGGAAGAATTGTCGCATAGTTAACTGA